One part of the Rutidosis leptorrhynchoides isolate AG116_Rl617_1_P2 chromosome 1, CSIRO_AGI_Rlap_v1, whole genome shotgun sequence genome encodes these proteins:
- the LOC139857037 gene encoding protein CHUP1, chloroplastic, translating into MEARGSKELIKSTLIMAGIPLAFSVACTIIARIKHRKISSFQDRINETEFNSMCDQDEDCIDVNHLKEQIYSLRSKIEELQDLEKEIKVRFFRFIDLKDQEYALMEIQKSLCLEKERVEFMEREMSLMEVENKKFDEMMVEYIKTLGELESSRLENGLLRRRENKLLKKTRESSKLVKKQNLKIEAREAEMLRSDAELKRKEILIGGYEVEVMEMRGVISKLRDEKNEVVIKLDVTEKELALKAEEERKLMEKYNQVVNELESLQKDRAAELKELIYLRWCHACLRHELARRNEVEQQTRPNDIKNDHEVEMGENVAQGDCIGQELNNEIVLRREEPFFGSNQRNTKKGWLIKKFKKWVEGNEKHHDTKCFGSQSVVDEGEEQHAAARKSFSSV; encoded by the exons ATGGAAGCCAGAGGATCAAAAGAGTTGATCAAGTCAACCTTGATAATGGCTGGGATCCCTCTAGCTTTTTCTGTTGCGTGTACTATAATTGCTAGAATTAAACATAGAAAGATTTCATCTTTTCAGGATCGAATCAATGAAACCGAATTCAATAGCATGTGTGATCAAGATGAAGATTGTATAGATGTAAATCATCTCAAAGAACAAATTTACTCTCTCAGAAGTAAGATTGAAGAGCTTCAAGACCTTGAAAAGGAGATAAAGGTTCGGTTTTTTCGATTTATTGACTTAAAAGATCAAGAGTATGCATTAATGGAAATACAAAAAAGTTTGTGTTTGGAGAAAGAACGAGTCGAGTTCATGGAAAGAGAGATGTCATTAATGGAAGTAGAGAACAAGAAGTTCGATGAGATGATGGTCGAATATATAAAAACGTTGGGAGAACTCGAGTCTTCTAGATTGGAAAATGGGTTGCTTAGAAGAAGGGAAAATAAGCTTTTGAAGAAAACGAGAGAAAGTTCGAAGTTGGTAAAGAAACAGAATTTGAAAATCGAAGCACGAGAAGCGGAAATGTTGCGTAGTGATGCCGAGTTAAAAAGAAAAGAAATTTTGATAGGAGGATATGAAGTTGAAGTTATGGAAATGCGAGGTGTGATCAGTAAGTTACGAGATGAGAAGAACGAGGTTGTTATCAAGCTAGACGTTACAGAAAAAGAACTCGCATTAAAG GCTGAAGAAGAACGGAAACTAATGGAGAAGTACAATCAAGTAGTAAACGAACTAGAGAGCCTACAAAAGGACCGAGCAGCTGAACTAAAAGAATTGATATACCTAAGATGGTGTCATGCTTGTTTACGGCATGAGCTAGCAAGGAGGAATGAGGTCGAGCAACAAACAAGACCCAACGACATTAAAAATGATCATGAAGTCGAAATGGGAGAGAATGTAGCGCAAGGTGACTGCATTGGGCAAGAGTTGAACAATGAAATTGTGTTGCGCCGAGAAGAGCCCTTTTTTGGATCCAATCAACGAAATACAAAGAAAGGATGGTTGATTAAGAAGTTCAAGAAATGGGTCGAAGGAAACGAGAAGCATCATGACACCAAGTGTTTTGGCAGCCAATCGGTTGTCGATGAGGGTGAGGAGCAACATGCGGCTGCAAGAAAATCATTTTCTAGTGTTTGA